In Rubrobacter aplysinae, the genomic stretch CACTGCTCTCGCGCTACTCCCGGGAGTTCGACGCCTCGGGGCTCGCGGCGGCGCAGATGCTCTCGGTGGCGGTGATCTTCCTGGTCGCGTGGCCCCTTTTCGAGCCCGTTACCCTGCCACCCGGCGAGGTGGTGTTCGCGCTGCTTTTGACCGGGCTCGTCGCCTCTGCCGGGGCGTATTACATCCAGACCAGCGTGCAGCGTCACATACCGGCGGCCCGCGCGGCCATCGTCCTCACGATGGAGCCGGTGTTCGCCGCCTTCTTCGGCTACTGGCTCGCCGGAGACCGGCTGAACGCCGTGCAACTCGCGGGCGCGGCGCTCGTGCTCTCCGCTCTGGTGGTGGGGGAGATCCTGCCGGTGCTGCGGCGGGAGCGCAAGAAACCTTCGAAATCCTCGAAATCCTAGAAAACCTCTAGAAAGCCTCCAGAAGAAACCTGAGCGATCCCGCTCGCCCGAGATGCTCGCTATCCTGGCGTTTTCCCGCGTGTTTGATCCGGATCACAGACCTGGATCACACCCCGTTTGAATGTCTCCTCTCTTGTCGGTAGCTTGCAAATGGTACTGAGAAGCATGTGCAATAAAAACCACCGGTGCGCACGATGCAGGGGGTAGAGTCCCCGGACTCCGGGGCGCGCCGGAGAGACGGGAGGTAGGTTTTGGCGGAGGCGAGGCTGTTGCGGGCGCCGGTTCTACTGGCGGCGCTTCTTGCGCTCTTGCTCGTGGCGGGTTGCGGGCAGAGCGCGGTCCAGGACACGAGTCAAGAATCGAGCCAGGAGGCAGCTGCGGAGGAGAGCACTACCGGGGCCGGGGAGATGGGTCAGACGAGCGCCGCGAGTGAGGCTGGTGGGACGACCTCCGGAGGTCCGGGGACGATGTCCGGCACCACGGGAGAAAGCACGAGCGCGGAGGGTGACTCGGGGCTATCCGCCGTCACCGGGGCTTACTCGGCGGCCCAGGAGGAGATCGAGGAAGCCGGTGGGGAGAAGGTGGTCGACGGGTACAGGGTCGGCTACATCGTCGAGGACGCGGAGAGCTGGTGGGAAGGCGAGCCGGGTAACCTGCGGTGGCGCGAGCCGGCCCCGGACGAGACCAACCACATAGAGATACTCCCCTACGACCGTGAGAGCGGGCAGTTCGTCCCGTACATGGATGTCAGGTTGACCGTGCTCGACGAGTCGGGCGAGGCTGTGGACCGGCACGATCTCGGCTTCTACTGGTCGACTTTCAAGCACTACTCCAACAACTTCAGCGTCCCCGAGACCGGCACCTACACGCTGCGTGCCGAGCTACAGGCCCCGGACTTCTACGGCCGCCACCAGCTGGAAGGCAAGAGCCGGGAACAGAGCAAGGTATTCACAGAGCCCGTGACCGTGGAGTTCGAAGGTGTCGAGATAGGCGGCTAGCAGAGCGGGGAGAGGGGAGAAAAGAGGAATATAGCCACATAGCCACAGACTCCGCCGGGGTCCGCGACCATCGCGGGGTCCGGCGGAGCTTTATCCGATTTTGGCTGAGTTTAGCCGAGCAGCTTGCCCTTCTTGCCGCTCTCGGTGTCCTGGTTGCGGCGGTGGAGATAGGCGCCGCCGTAGCGGACGGCGACGAAGCCGAGGATGATGAGCGCCAGGAAGCCTATGGTGAGGAGCTCGAAGTACTGGTCGAGGACCCGCTGTATCGTGGGTCCGAAGAAGAAGACCGCGGCCCCGATGGCGAAGAAGCGGAGGCCGCGGCCGATCACGGAGGCCACGACGAAGCGTTTGAAGTTTACCCGGGCGAGGCCGGCGGTGATGGTAAAGACCTTGAACGGGACCGGGGTCATCGCGGCGGCGATAACGGCCCAGGCGTCGTAGCGCCGGTAGAGACCGGAGGCCGCGTCGAGCCTCTCTTGCTTGAAGAGCCGCTCGGCTATCGGGCGGCCGCCCTTGAGGCCGATCAGGTAGCCGAGCATCGCGCCGAGCACCGAGCCCACCGTACAGATTGCGGCGTACCACAGCGCGGACTCGGGCTTTCCGACGGCCATCGCTATGAGGAGCGGGTCCGGCGGTAGCGGGAAGAAGCTCGACTCCCAGAAGGCGAACACGAACAGCGCCGCCAGCGCGTAGGGGGAACCGGCGAAGGAGATCATCCAGTCTACGGCGGCGTGTACGAGCTCCAACTTCTCACTGCTTTCCTGGTGGTTACTCCGGGTCTTTTTAGATCTTGCGAGCTTACGAGCCTCTAAAAGCCTCTACAAGGGCAAGAGTATAAACCACGCCGCGCCCGGCGCTACCGGTGCGGGACCTACCGCCGCTCGTGGCGGTCGAGTATGGCGCGCAGCGCCTCGACCTCGTGCTCTTCGAGCCGGGGCCCCGCTCCGGGCTCCGTGGCATCTCCGAGCTCTCTGGAGTCTGCGGGCCCGGTCTGCCGGGAATCCAGACCGACGAGTACGGAAGAGATGGAGGCGATGAAGTACGAGAAGATCCCGACGGCGTAGAGCATGAGCGAGAAGGCCAGGACGCGGCCGCCGGCGGTAACAGGCTCTATCCCGCTGCCGACCGTGGTCATCGTGGTTGCCGCCCACCACAGGGCGTCTCCGAAGTCCTCGATCCGGCTCCGGGGCGCGCCAGCCTCCAGGATAAAGACCAGCGCCGCCCCTATGAACACCACCAGCGCCGAGATTATGGCGAGCTGCCCGAGCCGGCGGCGCTTGAGGAGCACGAGCGCGGCCCCCGACCCCCGGCCGCCGAAGACCAGCAGCCGGAACACTGGCAGGGCGCGGGTTGCTCGCAGGACCCGCGCCAGCCGCAGGAACTTCAGGAAGGGCACGAGGACGGTAAGCGCGTCGAGCCAGTGGCGGCGCAGGTAGCGGCGCTTGTCCGGGGCGAGGACGAACTTCACGACGAACTCCGTCAGGAACAGCGCCCACAGCGCCCAGCCGAGCACGGCGAGCCGTCCCCGCCACGGCTCCCCGACCTCGCCGCCGAGCTCTATCAGGGCCAGCAATAAGAGCGCCAGGGAGGCGAGCGCGAGCGGCACGTCCGTGTAGCGGTCGAGCCGCTCCCGTAGCTCTTCCCTGTCGGTCCAGACTCCCGGCTCTTCCTCTGTGTCGTTTCCCGTTCTCATGTTTCTCTCCGTTATCCGCCCGCAACTCGCCCGCAACCTGGCGAGAACGGTACACCATGCAAAGGGGCGGAGGCGGTACCGGGGTCGATGCGGAGTACGAAGCCAAACGCTAATCTCCCCCGGTAATCGGCGAGATCTCCGCCGATTACCGGGGGAGAAGAGAACCCTTCAAACCCTTCACAGGGTTTTCAGAGGTTACGGGGGGTGTTACAGGAGGTTGCCAAGGGTCGACTGCAGGTCACCCAGGTTGGAGAACTCCTGCTTGTCCACGCCCTTGATCTGGTCCACTACCTCCTGCGGCGCGCCGTTTTCTTCGGCCTTGGAGGCTACCTCGTCCTTCTGGGCCGGAAAGTTCAGGTCTCCGACGTACTTCTGCAGGTCGTCCGGGTTCAAGTTTCCACCTAGTGCCATGCTCCTACCTTTCCCGAGCTTGCTTAGGGTCTTCCACGTCGGAGCCACGTTACCCGGGGACTTGCCACGACAAACCTCTCCTGGATTTTCCCGTCTCTCCGGCCTACCCCGGGTAGACTCTGGACGGAACAGAAGAAACATAAAGAGACGGAAGAGGGAGCAAGAGAAAGCAGAGGAGGCGCGATGGCCCGCACGCTAGAAGTACCGGAGTACGAGGTACACGCGGGGGTGGATCTCGACCCCGCCCGTACGGCCTTGATAGTCGTGGACATGCAGAACGACTTCGTGAAGGACGGCGGCGCGCTACAGGTGCCCGACGCGGAGGCCACGATACCCCGAATACGGGAGCTACTCGAAAAGGCCCGCGCATCCGGCGCGAGGGTGGTCTTCTCGCAGGACACCCACGACGAGGGCGACCCGGAGTGGGAGATCTGGCCCGAGCACGCCCGCAAGGGCTCCTGGGGCCACCGGATAGTCGAGGAGCTAGCACCGCGCGGCGACGAGACCGTGATCCAGAAGGTCCGCTACGACGCCTTCTACGGCACTCACCTGGACCATTTTCTAAGGCTCTGGGGCGTGGAGTCGCTCGTGATCTGCGGCACCGTCGCCAACATCTGTGTCCACTACACCGCCGCGAGCGCCGCCCTGCGCTGGTACGACGTGGTGATACCCCGGGACGCCACGAGCGCCCTCCACCCGTTCGACCTGGAGACGAGCCTGCGGCAGACCGCTTTCCTGTTCGCCGGCAGGATCACCGAGAGCGCGGGTGTGAGGCTCTAGCGGGGGCGGTGCGGGCGTAGGACAAACACGGAGCGTTGACAGCGGGACGTTACAGGCATATATTCCCGGTCTGTAAGCAGGGGAGTAGCCGCCCGCGATTCTCGAATCGTACTACCGAGTAGCGCGGGAGCGGCCGGTCGTCAATACGGAGTGTGGGGTAGTTCCAGCTCCCGGTCGGTCGCGGGCGAGGGTGTGGCCTTGAGCTCATCAAGGTGCATCCGGCGCGACGGGCGAGACCACGACGTGTCCAGTGCTGGTCGTGGTGAGACGTGGCGAGGTCTGGTGAAATCCCCGGCTGTCATCCGCGGCCTCTCCTCGAAAGGAGTAGGGCCATACTCGGTATCGAATGTATAACGCGTAAGGTGTATGAGACGTGTGAGGCATATCCTGTGCCCCGGTGGGCAGGGGACTCGGCCCCCGGAAGGAGGCTTCGCTAGATGGACTTTCTAAGCGGGGAGCTTCTGGTCCGGTTCCTGGGGATCGTGGCTATAGACTTGATCCTCTCCGGCGATAACGCGGTGGTGATCGCGCTGGCCGTCCGCAATCTGGAGGGCAAAACCCGTAGACGGGCGATCTTCCTCGGCACCTTCGGTGCGGTCGCCTTGAGGCTCCTTTTCGCCGCCGTGGTAACGTTTCTACTCCAGATACCGTTCCTGCAGGTCGCGGGCGGTCTGCTCCTGTTGTGGATAGCCTGGAGGCTCGTGGCCGACAACCACTCCGAGCACGAGGATGTCTCCGCCGGCACGAACATCTGGCAGGCGGTCAGGATAATCATCGTGGCCGATGTGGTGATGTCGCTGGATAACGTGGTCGCGCTGGTCGGGGTCTCGGGCGGGAACCTGTGGTTACTCCTGTTCGGCATCGCGCTAACCATCCCGCTAATAATCTACGGCAGCCAGCTACTCTCTAACCTGATGAACCGTTTCGGCTGGATCGTGTACGCCGGGGCCGGGGTGCTCGTGTTCGTGGCGGTGGAGATGGTCTTCAAGGACCGTGTGATAGCTGGCCTCACCGGCGAGACGCTACACCTGCTGGAACGCCCGATAGCCCTCGTCGCCGCGCTGGCTTTCGTCGCTGCGGTCTGGGTCTGGAGCTCGCGCCGTTCGAGAGGCTCCAAGGGAGGCGCGGACCGCGTTAGCTAGAGCCGGCTTCGTGGAGCCGTCTCTGGCGCGCCAATCCGGATCTACTGCTCCCAGTAGACGACCCGCCCGTCTCTGGAGGAGACGAACTGCACGCCGCCGTCCTGGGAGACGACGATTATGAGGACGCCCGGCAGCGCGCCCGCCAGGCGGTAGGCGGAGCGGTGTCGGGTGCCGCCGTCCTCGGAGGCCTCCTCCCGGAGCTCCGCGCCTTCGAGGTCGAGGGCCTGCCAGACCGTGCGCACCTCGGGCAGGTTGCCGGAGATCTCGGCCCCGAAGCCGAGCAGCTCGTGGTGCTTGTCCATTACCACCGCGCCGTCGGCCGCGGCCAGCCCGGCGATAAGGTGCGCTATCTCGAAGAGGCCCTCGTCCAGGGTGGCTATCTCGCCGTCTGTGGTGGTCTCGAACTCCTCCCAGCGTACGGGTCCGGGGTCTTCGGGCGACTCCAGAGCGTGGATACGGGCCATCCGGTTCATCAGGCCCACGGTGAGGTCCCGGAAGCGGACGGTAGGATCTCCCGCTTCGAACGGGTACTTGACCTCCATGTAGGGGTTCTCCCCGCACAGATCGCCCGTCATGTCCCGGGGGATGAAGATCAGGGTCCCCCCGTGCCGGGACTCCCGGGCCACCGAGATGACGCGCTTTAGCTTGCGCTCAGCTATCCTGCGGTCGAGCTCCGGCTCCAGGGGAGGCCACGCCTCGCCCAGGGACCGGAGCGCCTCCTCCCGCGCCTCCTCGTGCAGCGCGACGAACTCTGCTCTTAGGCCGTGAAACTCGGCCTGCAGCCACTCCGACTCGAAGAGATCCACCTGGGAGCCGGTCAGCCTGCCGGCCTCTAGCTTGCCTACGAGCTCGTGACCCTTGCGGGCCTCTATGCTGCCGGGCGCTATGACGTGGACCGTGGGGACGGGGGGCAGCGCGGCGCCAACCCTTCTACCTCCGTGGGAGTCCCGCATCCAGCGCGGCCCGGTCTGTAGCAGACCCCAGATCCTGAGCCCGTCCTCCTCATCCAGCCTTACCCCGATCATGGACCGGTGGAACTCGGCGGCGACCGAGAGGCGCTTCAGCTCCCGGGCGTTGAACGGCCTCGGGTCCGGGAACTCCAGCCTGTGCAGGCCGTCCGGCGGACCTCCGGACGTGTCGAAAAGCCCAGGGTCGGCGAGGATAGCCCGGAAGGCGACCTCCTGTTCCTCTTCCCGCAGGAGGCTCGCCTGGTAACAGCCCGAGAGCAGCGCCCCGAGCACCGCCTCGTCGAGACCCGGGTGCCCGGGCCCGCAATACACGCCCTCTATCGGGGTCTCTCCCCAGTTCTCCCTTACGAACCGGGTGAGGTCTCCGGGGTATGCGTGCAGCGCTTCCCCGGCGAGCGGCGAGCGGTATTCGTCTATAGACATTCTGCCTCTCTGCCTCCTGCTCGGCTCTCTCCGGTCGCGCCGAGTATAACCCGGCCCGCCGGAGGTTCGGGTGCCACCTCGAGCCGGTTTTGACACCCGTTTGGGGTTCAAATACTATCAATGGGCGACGGCGCGGGCCGTCTCCGGGACGGACGAGCCCCGGCGGATGACGGGGTTTCAAAAGGGAGGTAGCTAGGATGAGCCAAGAGCAAACCGGAGGCGGGCGGATCATAACCCTGGACCGGAATAGCCCGCCGATGATGTTCAACGCGGGGGACGGGTTTCACTACGAGAAGCTCCCGGAAGGGACACGGGTGGTGTATCCGAAAGACCCCGTGCCCCCGCTCGAAGACCCGAACGCCGCCATCGAGCGGGCGCTCCTGGAGCCGCTGGGGATGGAGCCGCTGCACGAGCTCCTCTACCCCGGCATGAAGTTGACCATCGTCTTCGACGACGTGTCCTGTCCGCTGCCGCCGATGAAGCCGCCGGACAACCGTCAGCTCGTCATAGAGAAGGTTCTCGAGAAGGCCTCCGCGAAGGGTGTCGAGGATATAAACCTGATCGCGGCTCTCGGGCTGCACCGGCGCATGACTGAGAAAGAGCTGCGCTGGGCGCTGGGGAAGAAGATCATGTCCGGCTACTACCCCGAACGCCTGTACAACTACGACGCCGAGGACCCGGAAGGCAACACGGTCATCGGGCACACCGAGCGCGGCGAGGAGATCCGCATCAGCCGCCGGGCCGCGGAGAGCGATCTCGTCGTGTACGTGAACATCAACCTCGTAACCATGAACGGCGGCCACAAGTCGGTCCACACCGGCATCTCGCCGTACTCCTCCATCCGGCACCACCACAACGCCGAGACACTGAGCAACGCCCGCTCGCTGATGGACCCGCCGAACTCGGCGCTGCACGGGTCGGTGAACCGGATGGGAGAGATACTGGAGGAGCAGGTCAAGGTCTTCCACATCGAGACGACCCTGAACAACGAGGCCTTTCCGGGAGCGTTCGACTTCCTCTCCAAGCCAGAGCCCGAGTGGGGGCCCATTACGAAGGCGAACTTTCTGGCGAACCACAAGGCGACGCAGCTAATGCCGCGAGCCGCCGCCCGCAAGGTCTTCCAGTCTATCGTCGCCCCGCACGCGATGACCAGCGTGCAGGCCGGGGCCACCGACCCGGTCCACGAGGAGACGATGGGGCACCTGCACCATCAGCAGGTCGTGCGGGTCGAGGGGCAGTCCGACGTGCTGCTGCTCGGCGTGCCCTACGTCGGGCCGTACAACGTGAACTCCATAATGAACCCGATCCTGGTCCACAACTACGTGCTCGGCTACCTGTTCAACCTCTACAAGGGCAAGCCGCTCGTGCGGGAGGGCGGGGTCATCATAGCCACCCACCCCGTGCCGAACGAGTTCGACGACAAGGCCCACCCGAGCTATCGGCTCTTCTTCGAGGAGGTTCTGGCCGAGACGACCGACCCGCACGAGGCTGAGCGGCGCTTCGAGAAGGATTACATATACGACCCCTGGTACAGGACGCTGTACCGCAACGCCTACGCGTACCACGGCTGGCACCCGTTCACGACCTGGCAGTGGGGGACCCACGCCCTGGACCACCTCGGCGGCGTGGTCTTCGTGGGCGGCGATCCCTACACGACCTCGCGCATGGGCTACAAGCGGGCCGACACCATCCGGGAGGCGCTTGCCATGTCCGAGGACAAGGTCGGTAGCTCGCCGAGCATTACCTACATGCACATACCGCCGCTGTTTCTGGCCGAGGTGGTCTGACCGGATTCGCGGCGTGGTTGGGGACGGTTCACAGCGGGTATCCCTGAGTCAGACGAGACCGAGGAGGAACAGGTGAGCGTACGGGATCAGGAACGCAAGGAGCGCCAGGCCATACAGCGGGCGAATCAGGTCGAGCGCAGGATCCGGGAGCGGGAGCGCCAGGCCGACAAGCGTTCTGAGGAGGTCATAAGGAGGATCGAGAAGGGCGACACGACCCCGCGTGAGCTGCCCGGCAAGAGGGAGGACTCCGTCGGATCCATCGGCAACATGGGCTCCATGCAGAGCATGGGCTCTCTGGAGAGCGCGGACTACCTGGAAGTCTCCGAGGGTTCGGAAGTTTCCGAAGGTCCGGAGGATTCGGGAAACTCGGAGGATTCGTAAGAAGCTGCGGGGTCTCGTACCTGGCTCCTGGCCCCTGGGCCGCGACCGGTTGTTTTTAGCGACGTAGACCAATACCCTGCGGGGTCATGCTGTATAGAGGAAAGACGGCGCTCGTTACCGGAGGCTCTTCCGGGATAGGGTTGGAGTTCGCGCGGGCCCTGGCCGGTCGTGGCGCGAGCCTCGTGCTGGTTGCGCGTTCGGAGGAGCGGCTGCGGTGTGCCGCCGCCGGGATCGAGTCCGAGTACGGCGTGGGCGTGGAGACTATGGCCGCCGACCTTTCGGAGAAGGCATCGGTTGTGAGGGTCGGCGACGCCCTGGCGGGCCGGGAGCCCGGCGTGCTCGTGAACAACGCCGGCAACGGGCACTACGGGCGTTTCGTCGAGGGGCCGGGGGCCGAGGAGGTGTGGGACGAGGTCTCGCTGAACGTGGCCTCTGCGGCGGCGCTCACCCGGGCGTTGTTGCCGGGCATGATCCGGCGCGGAGAGGGGGCCGTGATCAACCTCTCCTCCACGGCCGCGTTCCAGCCCGTTCCCTACATGGCGGCCTATGGCGCGGGCAAGGCGTTCATGCTCTCCTTCTCCGAGGCACTCTGGGCCGAGTGCCGGGGGACCGGGGTCCGGGTGATGGCCGTGTGCCCCGGAGCCGTGGAGACCGGGTTCTGGTCGGACTGGGGAGGCAGAGACCCCCGCAGATACAACTACCTGACCGGGATAAGCCGCCCGGAGCAGATCGCCGAGGCCGGTCTCTCGGCCCTCGACTCCGGCAAGGTATCGTTCGTGCCCGGCGTCAGGGACCGGATACTGGCGCGCTCAATAGCCCTCGCGCCCAGGCCTTTCGTCGCCCGCGCCTCGGAGTGGGTGAACCGCCTCAAGCCCGGCCGCTGAGACCCGGCGAGGGCGGGCCGGTTCGTCCCGGAGGCCGCCTGGAGGTTAGTATGAACGGAGTATGGGAAAGCACGCGCTCCGTTTTAGAGGTGAGGGTGGGCAGCCTGGGGCCGGGACGCCGCTGGCCGCAACGCTCGGCGCGGTGCTCAACCCCTTCCTCCTCTTTACCGCGCTCTTCGCGGGAACGGCCTTCTCCTCCGCCGGTTCGTGGGAGGCCGCCGGATACGTGGCCGTCGAGATAGTCGCGGTGGTGGCGCTGGTGGCTTACCTGCTAGTACTGAAGAGCAGGAACGACTCCGGCTTCTGGTTGCCCGTACGGGAGGAGCGGCTGGTGCCGGCGCTGGTTCTGCTGATGCTCGGAGCCACCACGGTCGTTTTGCTGACCCTGCTCGACGCCCCCGCGGAGCTGGTGAGGCTGACCGTGGGGATGCTCGCCACGGCGTCGCTCGTGACGGCGCTGGTGGCCTGGATCAAGGCCAGCGCCCACGTCGCGGTCGCGTGTCACTGCGCCGTCGCCGGGGTGGCGGGCCTCGGGCTGGCGGGAGCCGTATTCGCGTTGGTGGTGCCCGCCGTTATGTGGGCCAGGGTGGCCGAGCGGGCGCACACGCCGGCCGAGGTAGCATTTGGCGCGCTTGCCGGTACCGTAATCGCCGCCGCCGGCGTGCTTGTGCTCTGAGCCGCCCCGGTGCGTGCGGGGCTCTCTAGGAAGCCCGCGCCGTCTCGCGGTCGGAGGCGAGCTCCGTGAGCCCCAACGCCTCCGCTAGCCGCTCGTAGGAGCGGAGACGCTCGGCGTGATCGTAGACGGCTGTGGTTACCATGATCTCGTCCGCCGAGGTCTTCTCCGCGAGGTCCTCTAGTTGCTGCCGCACGCTCTCGGGACCGCCGACGATCTGGTTGGCCCGGTGGGCCTCGGCGATCCTGCGCTCCGCGCCGCTGTACTCGCGGGCCAGCGCATCCTTGGGGCTCGGGAGCGGGGTGGGCCTGCCGTAGTTCATGCCGATCCACACGACCTCCATCGAGGAGGCGAGCCTCCGGGCGCTCTCGTCGTCCTCGGCGCAGATCACGGACGCCGCCACGATCCCCGATGGGTTCTCGAAGCTCTGCGATGGCGCGAAGGAGTCCCGGTAGGCCAGCATCGGTCCCTCCGGGTCTCCGGGCCCGAAGTGCGAGGCGAAGGCGTAGCCCAGGCCCATCTCTCCGGCGGCGCGCGCGGAGTAGCCGCTTGAGCCCAGAAGCCAGATCGGGGGCAGATCCACGTCGTCCGGCATCGCCCTCACGTTACGGAGGCGGTGATCCTCCGGGAAGCCGGGCTCTTGGCCGGCGAAGGCGAGCAGGTGGCTGAACTGCTCGGGGAACTCCTGGCCCTCGCCGGAGCGCCGGAGCGCCTGGGCCGTGACCGGGTCGGTGCCCGGCGCGCGCCCGATGCCGAGGTCTATGCGGCCCGGGTGCAGTGCTTCTAGCATCCGGAACGTCTCCGCGACCCGCAGCGGCGCGTGGTTCGGGAGCATGATCCCGCCGGACCCAACCCGCAGGCGCGAGGTCTCGGCGGCGACGCGCCCGATCATGACCTCGGGTGCGGAGCTTGCGACGTTCGGCAGGCCGTGGTGCTCGGCGAGCCAGTACCGTTCGTAGCCGAGCCGGTCGGCCAGCCGCGCGAGATCCAGCGTGTTCTCCAGCGTCTGTGTGGCACCGACCCCCTCGCTGACCGGCGAGAGGTCTAGTACGGAAACCTTGAAGTTCATGTCTTTCATATCTCGAAACTCCTCTTGAGCGCCTCGGAAAGCCTCCGTGCTCCTCCGGTGCGCCCCGTGTAGCCTGAAATCCCGCACAGTCTAACGCCGGCAGGCGGGTGTCAGACCGAGAAGAACGCGAAGAAGAGCAAAAAGAGGCCCCGTCAGAATATGCGCGGGGCCTCTCGGAGTACGGTCGTGCGGTTATTGCCAGGCTTGCTAGGCGCGGCTCTCCTCCTGCTCGCCCTCCCGGCGGGAGTTTTCGAGTTCCTCCTCGAGCGTGGAGAAGCCGGTATTGGCGCGGACGTAGATCTCCTCGTAGTTGGCCTGCCGGCCCTCGCGCTCCTCTTCCTCGGTGCTCTTGCCACCGAGCAGGGTGCCGACGAAGCAGCCGAGGAAGCCGAGCGGCACCGAGAAGACGGCCGGTGGCTCCTCCAGCGGGTAGATCGCAGCGTCACCCAGGATGTTCGGCGAGAGGAAGGTTAGCCCGACCGAGGCCACGAAGCCGGTGAGCATGCCCGTGATCGCGCCGATCGTGTTGAACCTTCTCCAGAAGATGGTAAGCAGGATAACGGGCACATTCGCGCTGGCGGCAACACCGAACGCCAGCGCCACCAGGAACGCCACGTTTAGGTCCTGGAATGCCAGAGCCAGGAGGATGGAGCCAACGGCGACCGCTCCCGAGGCTATCCGGGCGGCCCGGAACTGCTCCTGCTCCGACGCCTCGCCGTTGCGGAAGATGTTGTTGTAGACGTCGTGGGCGAACGCCCCGGAGGCGCTTATGACGAGACCCGCGACCACCGCGACGATGGTCGCAAACGCCACCGCCGAGATAAAGCCGAGGAACGCCGGACCGCCGATCACGCCCGCAAGCTGGGGCGCGGCAACGTTGCCCGAGGGGTCCTGGGAGGTGATGGTCTGCTGCCCGACCAGGAGCGTGGCGCCGTAGCCGACTATCGGGGTCAGGAGGTAGAAGCCGCCGATGATCCAGGTGGCGGTCACTATAGAGGAGCGGGCCGTCTTGGCGTCCGGGACGGTGAGGAACCGGATCAGGATGTGCGGCAGGCCCGCCGTGCCGAGCACCAGCGCCAGGAACAGGGAGACCGTGTCCAGACCCGAGCCGAAGCTCTCCGGCGCGGGCGGAATTACCATGTTCTGCGGCGTGCTCGCCTGCACCTCGTTCAGGATCGAGAATGGGTTGAAGCTGAACTGCGCCAGCACCGCGATGGTGAGCACCAGGGTCGCCAGGATCAGCAGCCCGGCCTTGACGATCTGGATCCAGGTCGTCGCGATCATGCCGCCGAGCACCA encodes the following:
- a CDS encoding TerC family protein — encoded protein: MDFLSGELLVRFLGIVAIDLILSGDNAVVIALAVRNLEGKTRRRAIFLGTFGAVALRLLFAAVVTFLLQIPFLQVAGGLLLLWIAWRLVADNHSEHEDVSAGTNIWQAVRIIIVADVVMSLDNVVALVGVSGGNLWLLLFGIALTIPLIIYGSQLLSNLMNRFGWIVYAGAGVLVFVAVEMVFKDRVIAGLTGETLHLLERPIALVAALAFVAAVWVWSSRRSRGSKGGADRVS
- a CDS encoding putative sensor domain DACNV-containing protein produces the protein MSIDEYRSPLAGEALHAYPGDLTRFVRENWGETPIEGVYCGPGHPGLDEAVLGALLSGCYQASLLREEEQEVAFRAILADPGLFDTSGGPPDGLHRLEFPDPRPFNARELKRLSVAAEFHRSMIGVRLDEEDGLRIWGLLQTGPRWMRDSHGGRRVGAALPPVPTVHVIAPGSIEARKGHELVGKLEAGRLTGSQVDLFESEWLQAEFHGLRAEFVALHEEAREEALRSLGEAWPPLEPELDRRIAERKLKRVISVARESRHGGTLIFIPRDMTGDLCGENPYMEVKYPFEAGDPTVRFRDLTVGLMNRMARIHALESPEDPGPVRWEEFETTTDGEIATLDEGLFEIAHLIAGLAAADGAVVMDKHHELLGFGAEISGNLPEVRTVWQALDLEGAELREEASEDGGTRHRSAYRLAGALPGVLIIVVSQDGGVQFVSSRDGRVVYWEQ
- a CDS encoding iron transporter, giving the protein MAEARLLRAPVLLAALLALLLVAGCGQSAVQDTSQESSQEAAAEESTTGAGEMGQTSAASEAGGTTSGGPGTMSGTTGESTSAEGDSGLSAVTGAYSAAQEEIEEAGGEKVVDGYRVGYIVEDAESWWEGEPGNLRWREPAPDETNHIEILPYDRESGQFVPYMDVRLTVLDESGEAVDRHDLGFYWSTFKHYSNNFSVPETGTYTLRAELQAPDFYGRHQLEGKSREQSKVFTEPVTVEFEGVEIGG
- a CDS encoding DUF2795 domain-containing protein, with the protein product MALGGNLNPDDLQKYVGDLNFPAQKDEVASKAEENGAPQEVVDQIKGVDKQEFSNLGDLQSTLGNLL
- a CDS encoding ion transporter, which translates into the protein MRTGNDTEEEPGVWTDREELRERLDRYTDVPLALASLALLLLALIELGGEVGEPWRGRLAVLGWALWALFLTEFVVKFVLAPDKRRYLRRHWLDALTVLVPFLKFLRLARVLRATRALPVFRLLVFGGRGSGAALVLLKRRRLGQLAIISALVVFIGAALVFILEAGAPRSRIEDFGDALWWAATTMTTVGSGIEPVTAGGRVLAFSLMLYAVGIFSYFIASISSVLVGLDSRQTGPADSRELGDATEPGAGPRLEEHEVEALRAILDRHERR
- a CDS encoding SDR family NAD(P)-dependent oxidoreductase, yielding MLYRGKTALVTGGSSGIGLEFARALAGRGASLVLVARSEERLRCAAAGIESEYGVGVETMAADLSEKASVVRVGDALAGREPGVLVNNAGNGHYGRFVEGPGAEEVWDEVSLNVASAAALTRALLPGMIRRGEGAVINLSSTAAFQPVPYMAAYGAGKAFMLSFSEALWAECRGTGVRVMAVCPGAVETGFWSDWGGRDPRRYNYLTGISRPEQIAEAGLSALDSGKVSFVPGVRDRILARSIALAPRPFVARASEWVNRLKPGR
- a CDS encoding cysteine hydrolase family protein encodes the protein MARTLEVPEYEVHAGVDLDPARTALIVVDMQNDFVKDGGALQVPDAEATIPRIRELLEKARASGARVVFSQDTHDEGDPEWEIWPEHARKGSWGHRIVEELAPRGDETVIQKVRYDAFYGTHLDHFLRLWGVESLVICGTVANICVHYTAASAALRWYDVVIPRDATSALHPFDLETSLRQTAFLFAGRITESAGVRL
- a CDS encoding YqaA family protein, whose amino-acid sequence is MELVHAAVDWMISFAGSPYALAALFVFAFWESSFFPLPPDPLLIAMAVGKPESALWYAAICTVGSVLGAMLGYLIGLKGGRPIAERLFKQERLDAASGLYRRYDAWAVIAAAMTPVPFKVFTITAGLARVNFKRFVVASVIGRGLRFFAIGAAVFFFGPTIQRVLDQYFELLTIGFLALIILGFVAVRYGGAYLHRRNQDTESGKKGKLLG
- a CDS encoding lactate racemase domain-containing protein gives rise to the protein MSQEQTGGGRIITLDRNSPPMMFNAGDGFHYEKLPEGTRVVYPKDPVPPLEDPNAAIERALLEPLGMEPLHELLYPGMKLTIVFDDVSCPLPPMKPPDNRQLVIEKVLEKASAKGVEDINLIAALGLHRRMTEKELRWALGKKIMSGYYPERLYNYDAEDPEGNTVIGHTERGEEIRISRRAAESDLVVYVNINLVTMNGGHKSVHTGISPYSSIRHHHNAETLSNARSLMDPPNSALHGSVNRMGEILEEQVKVFHIETTLNNEAFPGAFDFLSKPEPEWGPITKANFLANHKATQLMPRAAARKVFQSIVAPHAMTSVQAGATDPVHEETMGHLHHQQVVRVEGQSDVLLLGVPYVGPYNVNSIMNPILVHNYVLGYLFNLYKGKPLVREGGVIIATHPVPNEFDDKAHPSYRLFFEEVLAETTDPHEAERRFEKDYIYDPWYRTLYRNAYAYHGWHPFTTWQWGTHALDHLGGVVFVGGDPYTTSRMGYKRADTIREALAMSEDKVGSSPSITYMHIPPLFLAEVV